A genome region from Rattus norvegicus strain BN/NHsdMcwi chromosome 17, GRCr8, whole genome shotgun sequence includes the following:
- the LOC120097744 gene encoding large ribosomal subunit protein eL37-like yields the protein MTKGKSSFGKRRNKTHTLCRRCGSKAYHLQKSTCGKCGYPAKRKRKYNWSAQAKRRNTTGTGRMRHLKIVYRRFRHGFREGTTPKPKRATVAASSSS from the coding sequence ATGACGAAAGGAAAGTCATCCTTTGGAAAGCGTCGCAATAAGACGCACACGCTGTGCCGCCGCTGTGGCTCCAAGGCCTACCACCTTCAGAAGTCGACCTGTGGCAAATGTGGCTACCCTGCCAAGCGCAAGAGAAAGTATAACTGGAGTGCCCAGGCTAAGAGGCGAAACACTACCGGGACTGGTCGGATGAGGCACCTAAAGATCGTCTACCGAAGATTCAGACATGGATTCCGTGAAGGAACAACACCTAAACCCAAGAGGGCAACTGTTGCAGCATCCAGTTCATCTTGA